The DNA sequence TGGAAGGCGAGGCGAGCAGTGATCCGAGAGCCAGGAGACTCACGTCAACGCGTCCTGCGAACCGGGGCGGTGTACCCCGAGGAAGCTGGCTCACGCCCATGCCCCGTGCGCTGCGGGTAGTCCCTGCGCTCCTAGTAGCCCTGGCCTTGATGCTGACGACGGCATTGGCCGGCTGCTCTGGCGAACCCGCTTCCCGCACACCGCAAGCGCGTGCCGGCTGCATCACCGACTTCGACCCGGCCGCCGACTACTTCCCGGACAAGTCGACGCTGACCGAGGCCACCAACTTCACCATCACCTACCACGGCAGCTACCAGATCCTGACCGTCAAACGGCCTTACCTCGGCGGCAAGCCGGTGTCGTGGGTGCTGGTGCGCTGCGGCGCGCCCATGCCGGCGCTGACCGGCGATCTCGCCCAAGCCCAGCGGATCACCGTCCCGGTACACAGCCTCTACTCGGGCTCGACCACGCATCTGGCGATGATCACCGAACTCGGCCAAGCCGGCGTGGTTACCGGAGTGGCGAGCCCGGCCGCGGTCGCCGACCCGCAGATCCGTGCGCGTATCGAGAGCGGTGAGATCGTCGGCTACGCCCCCGGCGGGCAGATCAATATCGAGCGCGTGATCGGCGCGGGCCCCGACCTGCTGGTCACCGAAGGCATGGATGATCCCGGCTATCCCAAGCTGCGCGAAGCCGGTACGCCGGTGCTGGCCGACGCCGAATGGCTGGAATCCACCCCGCTGGGCCGGGCCGAGTGGATCAAGGTGTTCGCCGCGCTGACCGGGACCGAACGTCAGGCCGCGCAGACCTATCAGGAC is a window from the Mycobacterium sp. SVM_VP21 genome containing:
- a CDS encoding ABC transporter substrate-binding protein encodes the protein MPRALRVVPALLVALALMLTTALAGCSGEPASRTPQARAGCITDFDPAADYFPDKSTLTEATNFTITYHGSYQILTVKRPYLGGKPVSWVLVRCGAPMPALTGDLAQAQRITVPVHSLYSGSTTHLAMITELGQAGVVTGVASPAAVADPQIRARIESGEIVGYAPGGQINIERVIGAGPDLLVTEGMDDPGYPKLREAGTPVLADAEWLESTPLGRAEWIKVFAALTGTERQAAQTYQDIRNRYHALAARAAAAKPVEVLVGTMYSGSWSMPTGDSYSGSLVADAGGTYPWLSDAGAENRQLNFESVYARAGTAPVWLVTDDWQTLGDAVARDSRYGELTALRTGHVWSATKAMTPGGGNLYWERGTARPDLLLGDLVAILHPELGPNVHNHAFEFYRRVPR